Below is a window of Dissulfuribacter thermophilus DNA.
CTCACTGAAGATGCAGTGGATGGCTACAATACCCTTGCCAAGATGAATCCACCTTTACGGACTGAAGAGGATCGACTTGCTATAATTGAGGGACTCAAAGATGGAACAATAGATTGTATAGCTACAGACCATGCTCCCCATAGCATCCTTGAGAAAGAGTGTGAATTTGAGAGGGCAGCAAATGGCATAATAGGTCTTGAGACTGCGCTGCCTCTGGGGATTGAACTGGTTAGGAATGGCCAACTTTCCCCTCTTAAACTCATTAGTCTATTTACCAAAGGCCCATCAATGGTACTAAACCTCGATTTTAAGGGGTTCAAGGTAGGAGAAATTGCAGACCTAGTAATAATAGATCCAGAAAGGGAGTTTACAGTCACTCCCGAAAGCCTCTATTCAAGGAGTCATAATACTCCATTTCTGGGAAGGCAGCTCAAGGGAAGAGCTATTGCCACAGTTTATCACGGAAAGTGTTCTTTTGACTTGGATGGTATGCTGTCATCATGCGAGAGAAGATCTTAATCGTAGATGATGACAAGAGCCTGAGGGAATTTCTAGAGATATTCCTTGCTAGTGAGGGCTTTAAAACAGAGGCCTGCCATGACGGGATGACTGCCCTCTCTATACTCGAAAAAGGTGGAATAGACGTTGTTTTATCAGACATTAAGATGCCTGGTATGGATGGGGTCAGCCTCTTAAAGGAGATCAAGGCCAAGTGGCCTAAGATCCCTGTAATACTCATCACTGCCTTTGCATCTCTAGATTCGGCAATAGAGGCCATGAAAGAAGGGGCATGGGATTATGTTACTAAACCCTTCCAAATAGACGAACTAAAGGAGATCATTGAAAGGGCCATAGCATCAAAAGAATCGGACACAACATATTCCGAAGAAAGTGAACCTCAGATAGACGAACATCCATATAGGCTTGGGCGAATGATAGCAAAGAGCCCTGCCATGAAGAAGATCTTTGATCTTATTCCTAAGATTGCCTCAAGTCCTTCTAGTGTCTTGATTACAGGAGAGAGTGGTACTGGAAAGGAGTTGGTTGCCAGAGCAATCCATAATTTTGGTGCTAGGAAAGACAAACCATTTGTAGTGGTAAATTGTGGGGGAATACCAGAGACGCTCTTAGAAAGTGAACTGTTTGGTTATGTAAAGGGGGCCTTCACCGGAGCCAATAGTGACAAAGAAGGGCTTTTCCTCAGGGGCCACAGGGGAACTGTATTCCTCGATGAAGTGGGGGAATTACCCCCTACTCTACAGGTAAAGCTCTTGAGGGTACTCCAGGAAAAGAGCTTTTCTCCCCTTGGAAGCACTATTGAAAAAAAAGTCGATGTTAGGATTGTGGCGGCAACAAACAGGGATTTAGAAAAAGAGGTCATAGAGGGTAGGTTTAGGGAAGACCTCTATTACAGATTAAATGTGATTCACATACACATTCCACCTTTGAGAGAGAGACCAGAAGATATACCGATTCTAGTCCAGTATTTTTTGGAAAAATACAGCAGGGAGCAAGGAAAGCCTGTTCAGGGGATCTCAAGATATGCGATGGAGGCCCTAAAGAATTATCCTTTCCCTGGAAATGTCAGGGAATTGGAAAATATAGTGGAGAGGAGTGTGGCACTCTCTCCTACAAATCTCATCCTTCCAGAGAGCCTCAACCTTGCCAGATTTAAAGAGGGAAAAAAGGAAGACACAATACCAGAGGACCCAGAGGAAATTTTGGGCCTGATTTCAATTCCTGAAGGAGGAGTGGATCTGGAAAGGCTCATGGACTGTCTTGAAAGGCATCTTCTTAAGCAGGCCCTTGATAAGGCCGGAGGTTCGAAACAAAAGGCCTCCAAACTCCTTGGTATTAACCTACGTTCTCTTCGATACAGACTCGGGAAACATGGCCTCTTATAATATCTCCCCTCGCCTATTCCATGCCCTTACAGGTGGAAGACTTTTAATACTTTTGATACTCCTTATTGGAACCCTATTTTTTGAAGGATTCGGTCATGAATTACCAACAGGATCTATTTACAAGTTTTCTCTGCTACTTGCATTTGCCTTTTCAGTAACTGCGATTGTTACCATCTGGTATAAAAAAAAGAGGCTTTCATTACCATTTGTATATGCATATATCTTTACTGATCTGCTGATTGTTGCAGGTGTGGTATATCTTACAGGTGGGACACAAAGTCCTTTGACATTTCTTTTCATGCTGGTCATCTTATCGTCCTGTTTTTTTGAATACCATCTAGGACCAAACATTTCAGCTATTGCTGCTACCATAATTTTCATATTGCTTGGGGCCATTGATGCAAAGCGTTTGATGGCCCCAGATGTACTAGCCTTTACATTTTTTACCAATATGGCAGCATTTTGGCTGGCGGCCCTCCTCGGGTCTATCTTGGCAAAGAGGCTTTTGGCTTCGAGAGAAGAGGTAGACAGACTCAAGGCCATACAAGATACAGTGCTGGATTCTCTCTCTTCTGGTCTCATTTTAATCGATGCTGATGGGACAATAATTTTTGTAAATAAGGCTGCTTTAAATATATTGAATGGTGTAATCAAAGTTCAGGTTGGAATGAAGTTGAGATCTAATTGGCATGAGTTGTGGAGACTCAAGGAAGATGCAGAAAAGGATGGATATTTGACCAGGTATGAGTTGACCCTTTCAACTCAACATGGGGAAAAAAAGATTATTGGTATGTCAATCTTTCCTCTATTAAGGCACAACTCCATGGAAGGGGATGAAGGGCAGTACCTAGATACCCTGGGCTATGGATTCATATTTCAGGATATAACTCAATTAAAGGAGCAAGAGCAACGTCTTCAGAGAATGGACAGGCTTGCAGCCCTGGGCCAGATGGCAGCAGGTCTGGCCCACGAGTTGAGAAATCCCTTAGCCTCCATGTCTGGAGCGGCCCAATTCCTTGCAAAAAAGGGGCATATGGATGAAAATTCAAAGAGATTATTGGAAATTATTCAAAGAGAGGCGGAAAGGCTCGATTCCATCGCTGAATCATTTCTTTTATATGCACGTCCTGAAAGGGTTTCCAACGAGGCGGATTCAGACATTGTGGTGGTAATAGAAGAGGTGTTGTCTCTACTTGAGCGAAAGAAGGGACTTCCTGAGGTCATTGTTGAAACAGAATTCAAGGTAAAACAAAGGGTTGCTGTCCCCCAAGGGGCTTTAAAACAGGTTGTTCTAAATCTTCTAATGAACGCCTATGAGGCAATGGGGGAAGATGGAGGCAGGATAAGGATCAGCGCAAGGCACCGCCAGGACAGAGACGATGTTGAACTCATTATAGAAGATTCGGGTTCAGGCATAGAAGAAAAGGATCTTCAAAGGATTTTTGATCCCTTTTATTCCACAAAGCCCAAGGGTACTGGGTTGGGGCTTGCCATTGTGCATAGCTTAGTCACATCCTGGGGCGGGGAAATAGATGTATGGTCTCAAAAGGGCGAGGGCACAAGATTCACCATAACTCTCCCAATGAGCGCCTCACTCGTGGTCCTGTAACTTTCTCTGTGTAACTTGACATAAAGAAAGTCTTCTAACATTATTAGAATAAATAGGTTTGAAAGCAAAATCCTATAGTTTATTTGATCTGTATTAGATTTTTCAATAGCTAAATTGAGAAGAATATTCTGCAACTGGTAAATTTAGCAATTGAAGCATTCCAGATATAAGGAGATCTAAAAAAATGACTGAAAAGATTTTGGATTGCAGAGGACTGTCTTGTCCAAAACCTGTATTGGAGACAAAAGATGCACTTGACACTATAGAGCCTGGTTCAGATACAGTGTTAACAGTCATAGTAGATAACGAGGCAGCAAAGGGAAATGTAAAGCGATTTGCAGAGAGCCAAGGGTGTGAAGTTGAGATTAAAGAGGAAGGAGAAAGACAGTTTAGACTGTTTATAAAAAAGGGAGAAAAATTCAAGAAGACCCCTTTTGAGATTTCATGTGATACCTCCCCTACCCTGGCATCGTCTGCAGTAGTCTTTTCTTCTGATGTTTTGGGCCATGGTGACGAAGATCTGGGCAAAACCTTGATTGACGCATTTTGCCATACCCTTTTAGAGATAAAACCACTGCCCAGTTTTATAGTCTGTTACAATCGAGGGGTCTATCTAGCAGTTCAAAGCTCTATCGTCTTGGATGCATTGAGGGAATTTGAGAGAAAAGGAGTGGAGATCCTGGTGTGCGGCACATGTCTAAGACATTATGGCCTTGAAAAAGATCTGGGAGTGGGCAAGGTTTCGAATATGTTTGAAATACTCGAGGCATTATCAAAGGTCTCTAAGGTCATAAATCCGTGACGGGTACCACATTTAAATTTTTTGCAGCAGTCCCTCCTGGGCTTGAAGATATCGCAAATGCCGAGATTAAGGCCCTTGTAAAAGATACAAACATAGTCCCTGGAGGGGTTGAATTTGCCGGAGATTTAAGGCTACTTTTTAAGGCTAACCTCCTTTTAAGGGTCCCTTCAAGAATCCTTTTGAGGGTGGCCCGTTTCAGAGTAAAGGATTTTAATAGTCTTATTTCAGGAGTTTCTAAGTACCCATGGGAAATCTATCTTACCCATGGGGTTTCAATAAAAATCAGGGTTACTTCTAAAAAGTCCAGGCTTTGGCACTCTGACGCAGTTAAGGAGAGGATACAAAGGGGCATAGAAAGGCGACTCAAGCGCACGATAAAACTAATTGATAATCAGGAACAAATTGAGCCATGGCGTTATCAGTTGATTGTCTGTCGGTTAAATAGAGATATTTGTAGCTTAAAGGTCGATACCTCTGGAGACTTTCTTTTTCACCGAGGATACAAGCTCATCCACGGGCCTGCCCCTTTGAGAGAAAACCTCGCTGCAGCCATTATTAAGGCATCCAAATGGGATAAATTGTCTCCTTTCCTTGATCCATTCGCTGGATCTGGGACAATTCCAATTGAGGCAGCCCTTATAGCCCATGATATCCCTCCAGGACTGAACAGGAGTTATCCTTTTGAGCGCTGGAAGATCTTTGATAGCAGTCTCTGGAAAGGTGTAAAAAAAGAAGTTATTGGCCATATAAAAGACATTGCAGGTGACCCAAAAATAATAGCCCAGGACGTCGATGAAAAAATGCTAAAGGCGCTCAGAGAAAATGCACGTAAGGCACTGGGAGCCTATTGTAGTAATCTTGGAGATATGCTTGAGGTACGAAAGGCCTCCTTTGAAAAGACACTTCCCCCTGTAAAAGGACCTGGTTGGATAGTCACAAATCCTCCCTTTGGAAAAAGGCTTTTTAGCGAAAGAGATGAGAGTAAATTTCTTCTTTCCATAAAGGAACACCTATTAAGACATTATAAGGGTTGGAAAGTCTTTTTACTCGTACCCTCAGAGTATGAGAGACTATTAAATAATAGCCTGGAAAGGCCCCTACGATTTAGACATGGAGGGCTTAAGGTGTCTCTTGTGCAGTTGACATCCTCTCCCCAATAGACCAGCACTCTACTTACCTAATATTTTGAGGCAAAAGTCTGCGATCTTGTCTACTTCATCAAAGGAAAAACTTGGATTAAAGGCAGGGGCCTCTTCATCTGTAACTAAGGCCCTGACGTTTGCTATTTTGTGGAAAAGATAGCCCTCGCTTATTCCCTTTCGATGAACCTCTATCTTGGGGATATGGTCTATGAATTTGAATCCTTCCAAGAGCATTGCTTCTACCTGGAAAATTTGCCCAATTTTTTCTAGATAATCAGCTTCCTTTTCGAGAAAGATCGAGACACCATCTTTTGCAACGATGGCATGAGGGAATAAACCGTCTCTTTTAAATTTTCCGGAATCAGTGTTTCCCGATTCTAGTTCTAGGAGTGAGTGCTTAGTACTCTTTACAATCCCGATCCTGATCCCCTTATCTTTGAGTATCCTCGAAATCGTTCTCAACAGAGTGGTCTTGCCGGAGTTATGAAAACCTACGAATGAAAGGCAGGGAATATTACCAGACACCTCTTAGACCTTCTTCCCTTCTTATTTTGTCCAATCTTCTCTCGAGGTCTATACGCCATTCTGCATGGATTCTGGCCGCAGGTGGAGTGATTAGTTCAGGGAGGCCGTAAACAAGCCTGTTTGCTGCGTGGCTCGCTTCTATTACTGCCTCTATAGACCTTGCCCCAAATTTGTATTTTGCTATTAGGAGCCTTAAAAGTAGGCCCGAGGTCTTTCTCGCTGCCTTTTTCCAGTGGCTATTCATTTGGTGAGCGATTATGAAGGCGCGCTTTAATAGCAGGCGTCTGAGCTCTCTGAGTTCTTCTTCCGAAGCTGAATCCCTTAAAAGTTCATCTGGAATATCAATGCCTTCAATATCCAGTACAACTCTAAGCCTGCTCATAAAGTCTGGGACCTTTAGGGTCTTCATCATCTGGACCGCTTTTTTGTCTTCCTGTACCAGTAGTTTTTCCATGGACTCCCAGGATTCCTTGACTCCGCCAGCAAAGACAAAGACGCTTCTTCCGATGTACCTAGGGATGCCGTGGACAAAGGTGACACCGTCTTGCATACTGGGTAGGAAATAACGCAGATAACCAAATTCATTGCCATCATATCTACAGTCAAATTCGTCCCAGAAGGCAATGGGTACCTTGCCCTTGGCCACTGACGCCCTAACCAAGTCGATGGCAGAGTTGATTTCCTCAGGTCCAGAGAACTGGGTTAGATTGAATTCAAAGAATTCAAACGGATTGTGCTCGAATCGTTTTGATATTACTCGTGCGACCTCTTTTACGGCAAAAGATTTACCTGAGCCTGGCGGTCCAAATACGCCTATACAGAGTGGCCTTTTTACTTCTTCTCTTGTTACATAGTTGTCCATCACCCTTTGAAGGGTTATAACCGGGGCAATTTCCACAGGGTCAGTAGTTCTTAAGTTCCCCACCTGAAAAAGTCTAAGCCCCTCAAAACCTTTATCTCTATTTACTTCCTCCTTTAGGTGTTTAAGAACAGATAGAATAACTCCAATGTATCCTAGCCTTTCCTCAAGATTCTTTTCAGGGACTCCATATGGACACGATGGCTGTATTTCAAAAAAGGTTCGAATAGCGGCCTTCCTATCAGATGTCCAATCTTGACTTGAAACTGCGCTTAGCACCTCGTCAAAATCGCTTCTTATGTAAGAGAGTTCAAAAAAGGCAGGGTCAATCTTTGTTTCTAACAAGGAACAGGGTATCCCCCCTGGATAAGTGGATGAAAAATCCATGTTTGGAAATTCTAATTCGTCGGAGAAGTAGTAGCCATATTGTTCGAGGAGATTCCAATTATTTAGTACGCGTTTTGAAAAATCAAAGAAATAACTCCTATTAAAGGGTATCGTGTCCATTGCAAGGGCATCTACAGTAAGCATTGAGACTATCAAGGTGTCGTAACAGGGCACAGAGCCGTAGCGATGCATTTTCCCTATGCCAGGAAGTGTTCCATCTCTGTGTCTAAATAGGGCTGTATTTGGACCGAGATAGAGAAGCCCGTCAGGAAACATTTCAACAATAATGTGGCATTTGAAGCGTCCTGTCTTCTTGTCCCACAGGCCGACCTCTTCGGATTTTAAGGCCCTGATGGTCATGGCAACAATGGACTCCCATACCACGGCGCTGTCCATTTCCATGCGGGTGGTCTCGAGGTCGTTTAATCTGCAAAAGAGAACGAAATTTTTCCCAAAGGTCTTTGCCCACTTTTCCCAATGGGCTGCACTAATTCCAAGGGCGAAGACCCAGGCCTTAGGACTGAATTTTTTAAGCTCTTGAGCAACTTGAGGTGGATTACCGCTGTCATCTATTATTATAAAGCCATTTGCCTTGGTAAGTTCTTCTTTTTTTATTTCATTTATGGAAAAGGTCTCTGGTTTAGAGGTCCTTCCACCAGGAGGCAGGATCTGATGTACCATAAACCAGCCATGGTTTTTATTTCCAGGGATATCTTTTAGCTTTTTGAAGATTTGAAAGACCTGTCTGTCCTCTCCATAAGTGTAGGTATGAATCTTGGGGGCAAGGCCGGACGGAGTGAGAAATGACGATAACCAAGTGAGGCACTGTTCCAAGCGCCCTTCTTCTTTGGTGACACGTCCTGCAAGCAGTTCAATAAAATCACCAGGATCATAACCATACGAAGGCAGGCTACCCTGGGATAAAAGGCTTACCTCTTTGATGGGAAGGTTTGTTATAGAAGCCCGCGAGCCAATAAGTATTATTTTTTTTTCTTTCATAAGGTGAGATGACCCTGAAATTAATTTTTGGCCAATAATTATAAAAAAATAATAGCATCTTGTGTTATTCTTACAAGGAAAAATACATTACACAGTTTAAAGTATGCATTACCACAGAATGCATTGACCTTGAATGGGGATTTCACACGTGGTAAGAAACAAGATTAATTGGGATTTCTTTTTATATAGGGGGCACTATGGAATTTGAAGCTGTTATAGGTTTGGAGGTACACTGTCAGCTACGTACTAAGAGCAAGATATTTTGTTCCTGCTCTGCAGACTTCGGAGCACCGCCCAATACTCATACATGTCCGGTGTGTCTAGGGATGCCAGGAGTCCTTCCTGTGCTGAATAAAAAGGTGGTAGAATTTGCCTTAAGGTTAGCCCTAGCAACTAACTGTACTATAAACCGTAGGAATATCTTCGCGAGAAAACACTACTTTTATCCGGATCTACCGAAAGGATATCAAATCTCCCAGTTTGAGGCCCCAATAGCCGAACACGGATGGATAGAAATAGAAACGGAAAAGTTGGGTAAGAGAAGGATTGGGATTACCAGAATCCACATGGAAGAAGACGCTGGAAAGCTCATTCATGACGATGCAAGACCTGTTAGCTACGTAGACCTCAATAGGACAGGGACACCTCTCCTTGAGATAGTCAGTGAACCAGACATCCGCACGCCAGAAGAGGCAGGAGAATATCTGAAGCGATTGAGAGAGCTTGTGCGTTACCTTGGGATAAGTGACGGAAACATGGAAGAGGGAAGTCTTAGGTGTGATGCCAATATATCCCTGCGTCCAAAAGGTGAGACAAAGCTTGGTACAAAGGCCGAATTAAAGAATATGAATTCATTCCGTCATGTCCAAAGGGCCCTTGAATACGAGATCAGAAGGCAGACAGGCCTTCTGTTGGACGGTAAGGAAGTGGTTCAGGAAACCAGGCTCTGGGACGAAGCAAGAGGCGTTACTCTGCCAATGCGCGGTAAGGAAGAGGCCCATGACTATCGCTATTTCCCTGATCCAGATCTAGTTCCCGTAGAAATAGATGAGGAATGGATAGATAATGTAAGAGCTGGGCTCCCAGAACTTCCCCATGAGAAGCGTACGAGATTCGTAGAAGAATATGGTCTTGGAATAGATGATGCCAAGGTCTTAACATCTTCACGGGAACTTGCAGATTACTTTGAGGAGTGTGTTAAGGGCTTTAATCAGCCTAAAAAAGTGGCAAACTGGATAATGGTTGAGCTCATGAAATTTCTCAATCAGGATGGTATTGAGATTCAAGACTGCAAAGTCAGACCAAATCACCTTTCTGAGCTATTGAGCCTTGTAGATTCTGGTGCCATCAGTGGAAAGATGGCCAAAGATATTTTGGAAAAAGTTTATAAAACGGGAACTTCACCCAAGGAGATAGTGGAGACCGAGGGGCTTAGTCAGGTAAGCGACGAGGATACCTTAAGAACGGTATGTAACGAGGTGTTGACAGAGAATCCAAAAGAGGTGGAAAAATACAAGGCTGGAAAGACGAAGGTCCTAGGCTTTTTAGTTGGTCAGGTTATGAGGAAGACCAAGGGGAAGGCAAATCCCAAGAAGGTAAATGAACTCTTGGTAGAATTATTGAAATAGAGGTTATGAAAGATCCAATTTCAGTACTGAAAGAAAAGGGTGGTTCTTCTATCTCTCCCTTGAGATGGGAAGGTGGAGTTTTAAGGCTTATTGATCAGCGGTTAGTCCCCTATGAAACCAAGTGGTTAGACCTTAAATCGTGGGAGGAAGTTCGAGATGCCATAAGAGACATGGTGGTGCGGGGTGCACCAGCCATTGGCATCACAGCTGCTTTTGGTATGGCCCTTTGCGCTATTGGATTCGAGGGTGATGGAGGCGATGAACTTTTAGAGGTTTTGGAAGAGGCTGGCAGGGGATTGAATGATGCTCGTCCAACTGCAGTAAACCTCTCATGGGCAGTCAAAAGGATGCTCAATGCGGCTCAAAGCGCCAAAGATGCTGGTCATTCCGTAATGGAAATCAAGGGCCTTTTAGAGAAAGAGGCCATAAATATCTGGATGGAAGATGTGATTTCCAATCTCGAAATGGGGAAATTCGGTGCACAACTTATTAAAGATGGCTCCACTATTCTTACACACTGCAATGCTGGTGCCCTTGCCACAGGTGGCTATGGCACTGCACTGGGGGTAGTGAGGTATGCTCACTTTTCAGGTAAGCGCATAAAGGTACTTGCAGATGAGACGCGGCCTTGGCTTCAGGGGATCAGACTTACAGCATGGGAGCTCTTGGAAGACGGGATAGAGGTAGAGGTGATTTGCGATAATGCTGCAGGCTTCTTCATGAAAAGAGGAGAGGTAGACTGTGTAGTGGTAGGGGCAGACAGGATTGCCCTGAATGGAGATGTTGCAAACAAGATTGGTACCTATTCTGTGGCTGAACTTGCAAAAGCGAATTCCATTCCCTTTTATGTTGCAGCACCTTTTTCAACTATCGATATTTCCACAAGAAGCGGTGAAGACATCCCGATTGAAGAGCGTAGCTCAATTGAAGTGACAACCATTAAAGGTATAACCCTTGGTCCAGAAAACGTCATTGCAAGGAACCCGGTTTTTGACGTTACACCCAATGAGCTTATAACAGCCATTATAACTGATAGGGGGATCCTTAGCCCTCCGTACGAAGATGCAATTGAGCGGTGTTTACGAAAATCCTCTTAAGGTCTTTGTAGAAACTGTCCAGAACTGTTTTGACGCTCATACAGCAGCGGTTTTTGTCAATACTGGCCATGATACTCTTAAACTTTTGGCGTATTCGAGTCTAAGCGACAAGATTATCTCCGAGGCTTTTATAAAAAGTGGCCAAGGTCTAGTTGGGTGGTGTTTTAGGCACAAAAAATTCATACATGCAACAGATTTCAGCCGTGACACTCGTACCCTAGGTTTATACAAAACAGATGTTGGCATAAAGTCCTTTATGGCTGCTCCCATAGGTTCGGCAAAAGGGGTAATCATGGTGGATTCCAAGGGCCAGTATGCATTCTCTGAAAAAAAACAGGGCCAGTTTAAGTCCTTTGCCAATCTATCAGAAAATCTCGTAGATGCCTTTTTCCATGAACAGAGATTAGGGTATCTAAATCGTTTTTTAGAGAACTATTTTTTGCTTAAGGGCCCTCCTTCTAGGATTTTAGAAGCACT
It encodes the following:
- the gatB gene encoding Asp-tRNA(Asn)/Glu-tRNA(Gln) amidotransferase subunit GatB, which encodes MEFEAVIGLEVHCQLRTKSKIFCSCSADFGAPPNTHTCPVCLGMPGVLPVLNKKVVEFALRLALATNCTINRRNIFARKHYFYPDLPKGYQISQFEAPIAEHGWIEIETEKLGKRRIGITRIHMEEDAGKLIHDDARPVSYVDLNRTGTPLLEIVSEPDIRTPEEAGEYLKRLRELVRYLGISDGNMEEGSLRCDANISLRPKGETKLGTKAELKNMNSFRHVQRALEYEIRRQTGLLLDGKEVVQETRLWDEARGVTLPMRGKEEAHDYRYFPDPDLVPVEIDEEWIDNVRAGLPELPHEKRTRFVEEYGLGIDDAKVLTSSRELADYFEECVKGFNQPKKVANWIMVELMKFLNQDGIEIQDCKVRPNHLSELLSLVDSGAISGKMAKDILEKVYKTGTSPKEIVETEGLSQVSDEDTLRTVCNEVLTENPKEVEKYKAGKTKVLGFLVGQVMRKTKGKANPKKVNELLVELLK
- the yedF gene encoding sulfurtransferase-like selenium metabolism protein YedF, which produces MTEKILDCRGLSCPKPVLETKDALDTIEPGSDTVLTVIVDNEAAKGNVKRFAESQGCEVEIKEEGERQFRLFIKKGEKFKKTPFEISCDTSPTLASSAVVFSSDVLGHGDEDLGKTLIDAFCHTLLEIKPLPSFIVCYNRGVYLAVQSSIVLDALREFERKGVEILVCGTCLRHYGLEKDLGVGKVSNMFEILEALSKVSKVINP
- a CDS encoding molybdopterin-guanine dinucleotide biosynthesis protein B — protein: MSGNIPCLSFVGFHNSGKTTLLRTISRILKDKGIRIGIVKSTKHSLLELESGNTDSGKFKRDGLFPHAIVAKDGVSIFLEKEADYLEKIGQIFQVEAMLLEGFKFIDHIPKIEVHRKGISEGYLFHKIANVRALVTDEEAPAFNPSFSFDEVDKIADFCLKILGK
- the mtnA gene encoding S-methyl-5-thioribose-1-phosphate isomerase; the protein is MKDPISVLKEKGGSSISPLRWEGGVLRLIDQRLVPYETKWLDLKSWEEVRDAIRDMVVRGAPAIGITAAFGMALCAIGFEGDGGDELLEVLEEAGRGLNDARPTAVNLSWAVKRMLNAAQSAKDAGHSVMEIKGLLEKEAINIWMEDVISNLEMGKFGAQLIKDGSTILTHCNAGALATGGYGTALGVVRYAHFSGKRIKVLADETRPWLQGIRLTAWELLEDGIEVEVICDNAAGFFMKRGEVDCVVVGADRIALNGDVANKIGTYSVAELAKANSIPFYVAAPFSTIDISTRSGEDIPIEERSSIEVTTIKGITLGPENVIARNPVFDVTPNELITAIITDRGILSPPYEDAIERCLRKSS
- a CDS encoding ATPase, with translation MKEKKIILIGSRASITNLPIKEVSLLSQGSLPSYGYDPGDFIELLAGRVTKEEGRLEQCLTWLSSFLTPSGLAPKIHTYTYGEDRQVFQIFKKLKDIPGNKNHGWFMVHQILPPGGRTSKPETFSINEIKKEELTKANGFIIIDDSGNPPQVAQELKKFSPKAWVFALGISAAHWEKWAKTFGKNFVLFCRLNDLETTRMEMDSAVVWESIVAMTIRALKSEEVGLWDKKTGRFKCHIIVEMFPDGLLYLGPNTALFRHRDGTLPGIGKMHRYGSVPCYDTLIVSMLTVDALAMDTIPFNRSYFFDFSKRVLNNWNLLEQYGYYFSDELEFPNMDFSSTYPGGIPCSLLETKIDPAFFELSYIRSDFDEVLSAVSSQDWTSDRKAAIRTFFEIQPSCPYGVPEKNLEERLGYIGVILSVLKHLKEEVNRDKGFEGLRLFQVGNLRTTDPVEIAPVITLQRVMDNYVTREEVKRPLCIGVFGPPGSGKSFAVKEVARVISKRFEHNPFEFFEFNLTQFSGPEEINSAIDLVRASVAKGKVPIAFWDEFDCRYDGNEFGYLRYFLPSMQDGVTFVHGIPRYIGRSVFVFAGGVKESWESMEKLLVQEDKKAVQMMKTLKVPDFMSRLRVVLDIEGIDIPDELLRDSASEEELRELRRLLLKRAFIIAHQMNSHWKKAARKTSGLLLRLLIAKYKFGARSIEAVIEASHAANRLVYGLPELITPPAARIHAEWRIDLERRLDKIRREEGLRGVW
- a CDS encoding GAF domain-containing protein, giving the protein MQLSGVYENPLKVFVETVQNCFDAHTAAVFVNTGHDTLKLLAYSSLSDKIISEAFIKSGQGLVGWCFRHKKFIHATDFSRDTRTLGLYKTDVGIKSFMAAPIGSAKGVIMVDSKGQYAFSEKKQGQFKSFANLSENLVDAFFHEQRLGYLNRFLENYFLLKGPPSRILEALLNITDLEIALMIRLRGHHIGVEYSLPQGILRINEALYRDVRAFGAWLFKHKKPVVTNRFKALTRLEHLKGLGPTLLGLLTEPDADGINAWVLSGKKHLLGWPKGLEQVLCDVIKVFE
- a CDS encoding THUMP domain-containing class I SAM-dependent RNA methyltransferase, with the translated sequence MTGTTFKFFAAVPPGLEDIANAEIKALVKDTNIVPGGVEFAGDLRLLFKANLLLRVPSRILLRVARFRVKDFNSLISGVSKYPWEIYLTHGVSIKIRVTSKKSRLWHSDAVKERIQRGIERRLKRTIKLIDNQEQIEPWRYQLIVCRLNRDICSLKVDTSGDFLFHRGYKLIHGPAPLRENLAAAIIKASKWDKLSPFLDPFAGSGTIPIEAALIAHDIPPGLNRSYPFERWKIFDSSLWKGVKKEVIGHIKDIAGDPKIIAQDVDEKMLKALRENARKALGAYCSNLGDMLEVRKASFEKTLPPVKGPGWIVTNPPFGKRLFSERDESKFLLSIKEHLLRHYKGWKVFLLVPSEYERLLNNSLERPLRFRHGGLKVSLVQLTSSPQ
- a CDS encoding two-component system sensor histidine kinase NtrB encodes the protein MASYNISPRLFHALTGGRLLILLILLIGTLFFEGFGHELPTGSIYKFSLLLAFAFSVTAIVTIWYKKKRLSLPFVYAYIFTDLLIVAGVVYLTGGTQSPLTFLFMLVILSSCFFEYHLGPNISAIAATIIFILLGAIDAKRLMAPDVLAFTFFTNMAAFWLAALLGSILAKRLLASREEVDRLKAIQDTVLDSLSSGLILIDADGTIIFVNKAALNILNGVIKVQVGMKLRSNWHELWRLKEDAEKDGYLTRYELTLSTQHGEKKIIGMSIFPLLRHNSMEGDEGQYLDTLGYGFIFQDITQLKEQEQRLQRMDRLAALGQMAAGLAHELRNPLASMSGAAQFLAKKGHMDENSKRLLEIIQREAERLDSIAESFLLYARPERVSNEADSDIVVVIEEVLSLLERKKGLPEVIVETEFKVKQRVAVPQGALKQVVLNLLMNAYEAMGEDGGRIRISARHRQDRDDVELIIEDSGSGIEEKDLQRIFDPFYSTKPKGTGLGLAIVHSLVTSWGGEIDVWSQKGEGTRFTITLPMSASLVVL
- a CDS encoding sigma-54-dependent transcriptional regulator is translated as MREKILIVDDDKSLREFLEIFLASEGFKTEACHDGMTALSILEKGGIDVVLSDIKMPGMDGVSLLKEIKAKWPKIPVILITAFASLDSAIEAMKEGAWDYVTKPFQIDELKEIIERAIASKESDTTYSEESEPQIDEHPYRLGRMIAKSPAMKKIFDLIPKIASSPSSVLITGESGTGKELVARAIHNFGARKDKPFVVVNCGGIPETLLESELFGYVKGAFTGANSDKEGLFLRGHRGTVFLDEVGELPPTLQVKLLRVLQEKSFSPLGSTIEKKVDVRIVAATNRDLEKEVIEGRFREDLYYRLNVIHIHIPPLRERPEDIPILVQYFLEKYSREQGKPVQGISRYAMEALKNYPFPGNVRELENIVERSVALSPTNLILPESLNLARFKEGKKEDTIPEDPEEILGLISIPEGGVDLERLMDCLERHLLKQALDKAGGSKQKASKLLGINLRSLRYRLGKHGLL